From Anopheles arabiensis isolate DONGOLA chromosome 3, AaraD3, whole genome shotgun sequence, a single genomic window includes:
- the LOC120903979 gene encoding proteasome subunit beta type-6, which yields MDSDCSNDWRNAHHSTGTTIMAVEFDGGVVIGADSRTSTGTYVANRVTDKLTKLTDKIYCCRSGSAADTQAIADIVAYSLNYHENQTGEPPLVEDAANEFRQYCYNYRDTLVAGIIVAGWDAKHGGQVYSVPVGGMQIRQSVTIGGSGSSYIYGFVKENYREGMPRDECVEFVKKSIFHAMYHDGSSGGVCRIGVITKDGVEREVFFAPRDYENVGARRAGAPSVSVQA from the exons ATGGATTCGGATTGCTCTAACGACTGGAGAAACGCTCACCACAGCACGGGT ACCACAATCATGGCGGTGGAGTTTGACGGTGGGGTCGTGATCGGTGCCGATTCGCGTACCAGCACCGGTACGTACGTCGCGAACCGCGTCACGGACAAGCTGACCAAGCTGACGGACAAAATCTACTGCTGCCGTTCCGGGTCGGCCGCAGACACACAGGCGATCGCGGACATCGTTGCCTACTCGCTGAACTACCATGA GAATCAAACCGGCGAACCGCCGCTGGTCGAGGACGCTGCGAACGAGTTCCGGCAGTACTGCTACAACTACCGCGATACGCTCGTCGCCGGCATCATCGTGGCCGGGTGGGACGCCAAGCACGGCGGCCAGGTGTACTCGGTCCCGGTCGGTGGTATGCAGATCCGGCAGAGCGTCACGATCGGCGGGTCGGGCAGCTCGTACATCTACGGCTTCGTGAAGGAAAACTATCGCGAGGGGATGCCGCGGGACGAGTGCGTAGAGTTTGTGAAGAAATCGATCTTCCACGCGATGTACCATGATGGTAGCTCGGGCGGCGTGTGCCGCATCGGGGTGATCACGAAGGATGGCGTCGAGCGGGAGGTGTTCTTTGCCCCGCGGGATTATGAGAATGTTGGTGCGCGCCGTGCCGGAGCACCGAGCGTTTCCGTGCAGGCCTAA